CCGGGACGGGGCCGACGTGACGCTCATCGTCGACGGTGCGGCGGGCCACTACCTCTCGGAGGCCGACCGCGTGTTCGTCGGCATGAACTGCCTCATCGACGACACGGTGTACAACCGTATCGGGACGTTGCCACTGGCCGCGACGGCCAACGAGATGGACGTCCCCGTGACCGTCGTCGGGACCTCGTCGAAGTTCATCGGGAGCGGCTTCACCTTCAGGAACACGTTCCGGCAAGGGTCGGACGTGATGCTCGAACCCCCGGAGGGGTTCGATATCGGGAACCCGGGCTACGACGCGACGCCGACCCGCCTGCTCGATACGGTCGTCACGGAAGACGGTATCCTGCAGTTCTGAAGGTACTCAGCGGATCGTTCTGTCGGTGACCTGTCTGAGCCGTTCGGCGACCTCGTCGTTGATGGCGTCTTCGGTCACCCGCCACTGCCAGTTCCCGGTCGCCGTGCCGGGGACGTTGAACCGGGCGTCGCTGTCGAGGCCGAGCAGGTCTTGCATGGTCGTCATCGCGACGACGGCGTTCGAGTTCCACACCGCCTCGATGAGGTCCCAGTTGATCTCGTCTCCGTCGGTGCCGAGGTTGTAGTGGAGGCAGTCCCGTTGCCGGTCCGCGAGGTCGCGGTAGTAGCCGACGATAGTGTCCGTATCGTGGGTCGAGGTGTAGCCGACGGCCGACTCCGGGTAGTGCATCGGCTGGTACATATGCCCCTCCTCGCACCAGTCGGCGTACTGTGGCACGCGCATGCCGGGGAAGCCGAACCGGTCCCGAAGCGCGACGATGCTCTCGTCGAGAAAGCCCAGATCCTCGACGAAGAACGGCAGTTCGCCGAGCCGGTCTCTGACCGTCTCGAAGAAGTGCGCGCCGGGGCCGTCCCGCCACTGCCCGGCGGCCGGGTCGTCCGCCTCGGCCGGAATCGACCAGAACTCGTCGAAGCCCTTGAAGTGGTCGATGCGGGCGATGTCGACGAGGTCGAACAGCCGCTCGAACCGGTCGACCCACCAGCCGTAGTCGTTCGCACGGAGGGCGTCCCAGTCGTAGACGGGATTCCCCCATCGCTGGCCGTCGTCGCCGGGATTGGGCGGGACGCCGGCCACCTCTGCAGGGTGGTGGTCGTCGTCGAGTCGGAACACCTCTGGATACGCCCAGACGTCCGCCGAGTCGAGGCCGACGTAGATGGGGAGGTCGCCGACGAGGCCGATGTCCCGTTCGGCCGCGTACTCGGCCAGCGCCTGCCACTGGCTGTCGAAGCACCACTGGACGAACTTGTGGTAGCGAATATCGTCGGCCAGTTCGTCCCGGTATCGCTCCACGGCCGCCGGCTCTCGCGTTCTGATATCGTCCGGCCAGTCCATCCAGCCGGCATCGTCGAACTCGGCTTTCAGCGCCGTGAACAGCGCGTAGTCGTCCAGCCAGCCGGCCTCGCGCTCGCAGAACTCGGCGAACGACTGCTGGTCCGCATCGCTTGCGCTCTCGTCGAAGCGCTCGTACGCGGTCCGGAGCCGGCGCTCCTTGAACTCGGTCACGCGGTCGTACTTGACGTGCTGTTGTGAGAAATCCTCGGGCGGGTCGACCTCGTCCGCTGTGAGATAGCCGCGGTCGACGAGGTCGCGGAGGTCGATGAGCAGCGGGTTTCCGGCGAAGGCGGACGACGACTGGTACGGGGAGTTCCCGTGGATGCTCGCCGTGGGACCGAGCGGACAGAACTGCCACAGCGACTGGTCGGCCCGGTCGAGAAAGTCGACGAACGCCCGCGCGCCGGCACCGAGGTCGCCGATACCGTGTGGCCCCGGGAGCGACGTTTGGTGGAGAAACACGCCACTCTGCCGTTCGAATTGCATACGCACCTGTTGCCCTGACAGGCATTTCAATGGGCGGGGTCGGTGACTGCCATCGTGTCTGCTTGCGGGGCCGGAGAAGAGCGCACGCAAACATATATATTGTATCCATTTGATGCTATGGTGAGAGAGCCAGTTACAGAGATGCCACCGAACGTTCTGATGCTTGGCTGGGGGTTCCCACCCAACATCACCGGCGGGCTTGATACCGCTATCGGGGAGCTGTTCGAACAGCTTGAACCGAGAGACGACGTCGAGTTCGAGTTGGTGTTGCCCGCGGAGTACGCGCCGCCGGACCGCGACGGCATCCACGGCGTCTCGACGGGAAGCGGCGACATCGTCACTCGCATCGGCCGGCTGGCTGGAGAGTTCGCCGACGAGGCGGCCGATGCCGACATTATCCACACGAACGACTGGTTCGGCTACAACCCCGGTTCGCGAGCCAAATCAGCCCACGACGTCGAATGGATCTCGACCTTCCACTCGCTGTCGGCGGACCGGAACGTGACGCCGCCACAGCGGGAAGTCGAGACGGAACAGCGGGTCGCCAACCGCTCGGACCACCTCGTCGCGGTGAGTGAGTTTACCCAGCGACGGATACGCGAGCAGTACGACGCCGACTCGACGGTCATCTACAACGGGTTCTCGTCGGTGGAGCCGACGGGCCGGGACATCAAAGCGGAACTCGGTATCGACGGAAAGATGCTGTTTTTCGTCGGCCGACACACCGACCAGAAAGGGCTGTCGTACCTGCTGTACGCGCTCTCGAAGCTCGGTCGGGACGACGTGAGCCTGGTACTCGGTGGCTCGGGGCATCTCACTGAACAGCTCGAACGGTTCGCGGAGCTGCTGGGCGTCGAGGACCGGGTCTACTTCCCGGGGTATCTCCCCCAGTCGGAGCTCGGAGACTACTACAACAGCGCAGACCTGTTCGTCTCGCCCTCGCTGGCGGAGCCGTTCGGCATCACCATCGTCGAAGCGCTATCGGTCGGGACGCGCGTCGTCGCCTGCGAGAGCGGGGCGGCGGAACTCCTCAACGAGGACTGCGTCATCGAGGTCGAACCCGATTCGGACTCTATCGCCGAAGGGATCGAGCGCGCTCTATCGCTGTCGACGCCCATCGACTACGATGTTCGGACCTGGGAGGAAGTAGCCGACGAACACGTCGAGTTCTACCACGAGGTTCTCGACGAAGCCTGACGACGACCGAACGCTTACCGGAGGAAGCGAACGTCAGTGACCGGTTCCGGGTGAACGATGAGGTAGCCGTCGGCGGTCGGCTCCAGCCCTGTCACGGACGTCGTATCGGTTTGTGTCCGGTACGGGCTGTCTGCGGTCCCGTCAGCCGACTGGTAGGGGCTGTCGTACGGTGTCTGCCTGTCCTCTGGGGGGCGGTCGAAGTCCTCCGGCGGCAGGTATATCTTCTCGCCCGATTTCGAGCGGACCACGACGGCCGTGTCGCGGTCGCCCGAGACGTCGATTCTGGTCCGGCCGTCGTCGATTGTCATCTCGAACGTGACTGGCTCCGTTTCTGGTTGTGCCATGTTGTCAGATAACTTTCGTACGGCGAGTAGACGGCGCTGTGTCACTTAGTCCTTCGCCAGCAGTGCGGTGGCTGGCGGCGAATCGTGTCGCGTCCTGCACTCGAACGGTGGCCCCATCGCCGCGAGCCATCAGCGGTTGATGATGAGCGACCCGGACATGTTGTACCCCTCGACGTGGACGTTCTCGCCGAGAATCGTTTCGTCGATATCACAGTCGTGGACCTCGGCGTCCGGGAAGACGATGGACCGGTCGAGGCTGCTGTCGGTCACTTCCGCCCCAGCCATCACATGGACGGTGTCACCGATCTCGGAGTTCTCGACGGTCGCGTCGGGGTGGATGAGCGACCCGCCGTCGAGTTTCCACTCGACCGTTTCGAAATACGAGTCGGGCGTTCCGATGTCGAACCAGACGTCGTCGAACGTGAACGCGGACACCGGCTCCTGCTGTTGCAGCCAGTCGATGTACCAGCCCGGTTCGTCGGGGTTGTTGTCGCCCGAGAGGTACTCCTCAAAGCGGAGCGAGTCGGCCGGGAAGGCGTAACAGGCAATCGAGACGAGCGTGCTCTTGGGGTTGTCGGGCTTCTCCTGAAAGTCGACGACGCGCTCGCCGTCGAGTTCGACGAGCCCGTAGGACTTGGCTTTCTCCCGTGAGCCCACGTCGTAGGCGGCGAGTGCCGGCCCGTCGCGCTCCTCGAAGAAATCCAGAAACTCCGAGGGGTCGAAGCCGATGAGGTTGTCGCCGCCGATGACAAACAGGTCGTCGTCGATGCCCTCGCGGTCGATCAGTTGCGCGAGCGCGCCGACGACGCCGAACTTCTCGTCTTCGTCCGCCGTACTCTCGACGGAGAGCTGGACCTTCTCGTAGCCCATCTCGTCGATGTGAGCCTCGAACTCGTCGGCGAAGGCCTCGTTCGTGCTCAGGTACGTCGTCTCGATTCGGTCGTCGGCTTCCAGTGATTGCAGGACTCCATCGATAACCGTCGTCTCGCCGACCGGGAGCAGCATCTTCGGTCGACGACGGGTGATCGGCCACAGCCGTGTCGCGTAGCCGCCAGCTAGAACTATCGCGTCCATATCCCACAGTCAGACCCGAGTTATAAAGTGGTAACTACTTGTTGGAGTGGCTAGAGGTTGAGCTGCCAGACGGTTGTCCCGGCGGTGACCAGATCCTCGTCGTCCGCGGCGGCGACGATCACCTGGTTCTCACCGGGGTCGACGTCGACTGCGACCTCGAACTCACGTTCCTCGACGGGGATGTACGTGATATCAGCGGGCGTTTTGACGACGACACAGACGCCGGTCGTCTCGCCGGAGACGACCAGTTCGTTCCCGCGGAACTGCGTGTCGACGCGGAGCGCGGGGCTGCGGTCGGGCGTGTGGGCCCGCCGCTTGCGGTAGCGGTCGTCGACGAACGCGGGCGTTTCGACCGGTTCACCGGCGCTGATGCCGTGGGCCAGCCGCACGTACTGGGCCATCGACCACGCCAGCGGCGTCGCCGAGCCGGTCCCTTCGGCGAACTCCCAGTCGTAGTCGGTCGCGTGGCCCCGGTCCCAGATCTGTTCGGCGATCATCCGTCCCGAGTTCGCCACGTCCTGCATCATCTGGAGGGCGTTCTCCGGCGGGATGTCCGGGTCGTCACGGTGGAGTTCGTACTCGGCGCGCTCGCCGGTGAGCAGCGGCCAGAGGCGGCCCTTCCCTTTGTGTTCGACCGTCCACGGCGCGCCCTGGTCGTCCCGGCCGCGTTCGCCGTAGCCGTCGCCGTTGTACCGGTAGAACCCGGGCGCGTACTCCGTGTCGACGCTGATGGTGTCGTCGACCTCGACGAGCGAGTTCCGGATGGTCTCGTCGTCGTCGGGCTTGATACCCAGCCGGACGAGTTCGAGGAAGCCGCCATCGATGATGTTCCGTTCGTCCAGCGTCGGGCCGTCGTTAGCAAGCGTGCGGAGGTGCCCCATCTCGGGGTTCCCATCGAGCGTGACCCGCGTGTAGTAGGGCGTGTTGGTGTGGCGCTCGGTCCCGGTCTCGGTCGCGGTCCAGGCCTCGACGTTGTTCGCCCACTGGTCGGCCAGCGACAGCCAGACAAGCGCGTCGGCCTCGTGGCCGGTGTCGAGTGCGAGCTTCGCCGCACACGCGAGCCCCGCGATTTCGGCCGCAATCGAGGACGGCGAGAAGCCGGCCTCCTCTTCCCAGCGCTCCTGTGCCGTTTCGGGGCCGTGGCGGACGACGTACTCGGCCGACCGCCGGACGTTCTCGTAGCTGTACTCGACGTCCTCGAAGTCGACGCCGCCCTCGGCGAGGCGGTACGCCATCACCTGCGGGAACGAGATGTTGTCCATCTGCTCGCCGCCCCAGCGGGTCGTCCCGTTGACGTAGGTGTTTTGCGGGATGAAGCCGGCCTCGTCCTGCTGGTACTCGTAGATGTACTCCAGTTGCTCCGTGGCGATATCTAGCGACCCGATAGCGTCGAATACGCTGAACACCTGGTACAGGTCCCGGGACCAGACGAAGTTGTAGCCGTAGCCCTTGGGCTCCTCGGCGTGGACGGCCTCGCCCCACGGCACGGACGGCGAGGCGATGGACGCGCCGCGGTAGGTCTTGTCCTCGACCGCTAACAGCGTCATCAGCGCTGTCCTGTACTGGTTTGCCAGTGCCTCGTCGTCGGCAACCGACTCCGGAAGTTGCTTGTCCGAAAGGAAGTCACCCCAGCTGTCGGCGTACTCCGCGCTGACCGTCTCGTAGCCGCGGTCGAGCGCCCCGTCGGCTTCGCCCAGCGCGGCGGCGGTGTCAGCCTGTCGCGCGAAGCCGAGCGCGACCGTGTCGCTGACTCTGGTCCCCGAGTCCAGCCGGCCGATGAGGACGAGGTTCGTCCCGTCGATGGATTCGACCGGGTTCGGGAGGTCTCCGTCGGAGTACAGCCCATCGAGGTGGTCGCTGCCGGCCGCGCCGACGGTGGCCCAGTCGAAACGCCCGGCCGCGGCCATCGCCACGGCGATGGAGTATGCGTCGCCGTTCTCGTCGACGAGCAAGTCGTTGTCCGTCTGATCGGTGTAGGCGCGAGGGTTCCGGCCCACGAGGTGGTAGCTCCCGGGCTGGCCGTATCTGATGGCGCGGTCCTCGGTGACCGTGCTGGTGAGCGCGATGTCCGCGACCGAGAACACGTCGTATGATTTGCCGTCCTTGGCGCTGAAGGACACGTCGGCGACGATGGCGTCGTGCTCGGGGTCGGTCGCGTAGTCGACGGTCAGCGTCCACTCGTGGCCCCGGCCGTCGCCGGTCTCGGTGAAGACGTGGCGATAGAGGAGCGCCTCATCGTCGACCGGTTCGACGCGTCGCCTGACGCTGTCGTCGGTCCGGCGGTTCTCGCGATGGGTCCGGACGGCGTAGTCCGTCTCGTCCGTACACCGGACCAGAAAATCCAGCGTCCGCAGGTTCATCAGGTCGACCTGCGGGTAGCGAGCCTCTGTCAGCGCGCCCTCTGTGAGCGTGAACCAGACGCGCGAGGGGTCCGGTTCGTCGTGGTCGGCGACGGTGCCGACGCCGTACTTCTCCCCGGTCGTCCAGGTCGGGCGCTCGCTCGGCCCCTCGGTTCCCGCCGATGTCGTCGGGAGCGCGTTTAGCTCACCCAGCCGGGCCGTCGCGTGGAGCCGCAACGCGTGGGACCAGCCAAGCGGCGTCGCGCTGTCGAGGTCGCCGTCGTCGAAGGCCTGTTCGGCGAGGTAGCCGGCGTCGGTCGTGAGCGGCCCGTCGTCCTCGAGCAGTTCGTACAG
The genomic region above belongs to Haloarcula hispanica ATCC 33960 and contains:
- the malQ gene encoding 4-alpha-glucanotransferase, with product MQFERQSGVFLHQTSLPGPHGIGDLGAGARAFVDFLDRADQSLWQFCPLGPTASIHGNSPYQSSSAFAGNPLLIDLRDLVDRGYLTADEVDPPEDFSQQHVKYDRVTEFKERRLRTAYERFDESASDADQQSFAEFCEREAGWLDDYALFTALKAEFDDAGWMDWPDDIRTREPAAVERYRDELADDIRYHKFVQWCFDSQWQALAEYAAERDIGLVGDLPIYVGLDSADVWAYPEVFRLDDDHHPAEVAGVPPNPGDDGQRWGNPVYDWDALRANDYGWWVDRFERLFDLVDIARIDHFKGFDEFWSIPAEADDPAAGQWRDGPGAHFFETVRDRLGELPFFVEDLGFLDESIVALRDRFGFPGMRVPQYADWCEEGHMYQPMHYPESAVGYTSTHDTDTIVGYYRDLADRQRDCLHYNLGTDGDEINWDLIEAVWNSNAVVAMTTMQDLLGLDSDARFNVPGTATGNWQWRVTEDAINDEVAERLRQVTDRTIR
- a CDS encoding glycosyltransferase family 4 protein, translated to MPPNVLMLGWGFPPNITGGLDTAIGELFEQLEPRDDVEFELVLPAEYAPPDRDGIHGVSTGSGDIVTRIGRLAGEFADEAADADIIHTNDWFGYNPGSRAKSAHDVEWISTFHSLSADRNVTPPQREVETEQRVANRSDHLVAVSEFTQRRIREQYDADSTVIYNGFSSVEPTGRDIKAELGIDGKMLFFVGRHTDQKGLSYLLYALSKLGRDDVSLVLGGSGHLTEQLERFAELLGVEDRVYFPGYLPQSELGDYYNSADLFVSPSLAEPFGITIVEALSVGTRVVACESGAAELLNEDCVIEVEPDSDSIAEGIERALSLSTPIDYDVRTWEEVADEHVEFYHEVLDEA
- a CDS encoding DUF7510 family protein, whose amino-acid sequence is MAQPETEPVTFEMTIDDGRTRIDVSGDRDTAVVVRSKSGEKIYLPPEDFDRPPEDRQTPYDSPYQSADGTADSPYRTQTDTTSVTGLEPTADGYLIVHPEPVTDVRFLR
- a CDS encoding sugar phosphate nucleotidyltransferase yields the protein MDAIVLAGGYATRLWPITRRRPKMLLPVGETTVIDGVLQSLEADDRIETTYLSTNEAFADEFEAHIDEMGYEKVQLSVESTADEDEKFGVVGALAQLIDREGIDDDLFVIGGDNLIGFDPSEFLDFFEERDGPALAAYDVGSREKAKSYGLVELDGERVVDFQEKPDNPKSTLVSIACYAFPADSLRFEEYLSGDNNPDEPGWYIDWLQQQEPVSAFTFDDVWFDIGTPDSYFETVEWKLDGGSLIHPDATVENSEIGDTVHVMAGAEVTDSSLDRSIVFPDAEVHDCDIDETILGENVHVEGYNMSGSLIINR
- a CDS encoding glycoside hydrolase family 15 protein produces the protein MRLSTALNEYKRTRHERFPEERRTVSGSFSGHGDRLVHVGEDGTLKDYSDSLSGLSGIDRSRLGVMLGDETRWFSDLETIRQHYYRETRLVETEYDAGSFTVHQYDLTLGRAHVTHVAMRGAVPQDAKLVAFVTLAPDSSDSGVGSLIHEDAGPDDSRVLEVYHRREHDYLASSTGLDAVAGQRPERLAEILDGSPIAFPRSEPVERRDQTRLTGDFLVTAPLDRSGRSKDTTLVSQLSNHDEVDRETALLDLADCVTEHTTSDDLRQAGRERTRIDVAESTPRSDSIRMDLRVLDLLSSPTGGRIAAPEFDPFYSNSGGYGYVWFRDDASVSRHLLEAGDRLDIDTVEMLTESAAFLCDSQLSDGRWPHRVWADTGAIAPGWANARVEHNAESPEYQADQTATVTAFLATLLRTHRGKMDAELTAMVRETIDAAVDTLIEDIAANDLPEPCQNVWEDSVGQFTHTTATFIEAFAAVTRAPMPESVCEQSLAAADRLLDGLDTLWDSDLGVYVMGLTNGTPDHRIDAAGLHLADALQEYDSVESTTLADQHIIRLADHVSTTLDTLFRNPTESQVAGLARYEGDRWRTGHQDSEKVWTVTTAMGALAAARVGDMLNDRDGSGDAYLDRASDLYELLEDDGPLTTDAGYLAEQAFDDGDLDSATPLGWSHALRLHATARLGELNALPTTSAGTEGPSERPTWTTGEKYGVGTVADHDEPDPSRVWFTLTEGALTEARYPQVDLMNLRTLDFLVRCTDETDYAVRTHRENRRTDDSVRRRVEPVDDEALLYRHVFTETGDGRGHEWTLTVDYATDPEHDAIVADVSFSAKDGKSYDVFSVADIALTSTVTEDRAIRYGQPGSYHLVGRNPRAYTDQTDNDLLVDENGDAYSIAVAMAAAGRFDWATVGAAGSDHLDGLYSDGDLPNPVESIDGTNLVLIGRLDSGTRVSDTVALGFARQADTAAALGEADGALDRGYETVSAEYADSWGDFLSDKQLPESVADDEALANQYRTALMTLLAVEDKTYRGASIASPSVPWGEAVHAEEPKGYGYNFVWSRDLYQVFSVFDAIGSLDIATEQLEYIYEYQQDEAGFIPQNTYVNGTTRWGGEQMDNISFPQVMAYRLAEGGVDFEDVEYSYENVRRSAEYVVRHGPETAQERWEEEAGFSPSSIAAEIAGLACAAKLALDTGHEADALVWLSLADQWANNVEAWTATETGTERHTNTPYYTRVTLDGNPEMGHLRTLANDGPTLDERNIIDGGFLELVRLGIKPDDDETIRNSLVEVDDTISVDTEYAPGFYRYNGDGYGERGRDDQGAPWTVEHKGKGRLWPLLTGERAEYELHRDDPDIPPENALQMMQDVANSGRMIAEQIWDRGHATDYDWEFAEGTGSATPLAWSMAQYVRLAHGISAGEPVETPAFVDDRYRKRRAHTPDRSPALRVDTQFRGNELVVSGETTGVCVVVKTPADITYIPVEEREFEVAVDVDPGENQVIVAAADDEDLVTAGTTVWQLNL